The genomic stretch CCGACTGGAAGACCTGGAAACTGAAGCCCTGTTGGTGCAGCAGGATCTGGATACGCGCCAGCGCGAAATCAGTGACATTCTGGCAGCGCTGCAATCACTTGAGCGCTCAAAACCGCCTGCTCTTGCAGTCTCGCCCGGCGATGCGGCAAAAGCTGCCCGTGCTGCCATGACCCTTTCCGGTACAGTACCGGACCTTCAGGTCAAAGTTGACGAGTTGCAGTCCGTTATCGACAGGAATGCCTTGCTGCAACGCCAGATGCGCGATGAGCGCACCACGCTGTTACAATCTTACGACGAACTGGATGCCCGCAGCCAGATACTTGAAGACCAGTTCCAGCAGAAGCAGCGCGAGTTTCAGGAAGTCAATGACACTCTCGCCCGGCTTGAAGAAGAGAACACACGTCTTGCCCGGGAAGCGACATCGATCCGCGAGTTGCTGCTGCGCCTGAACGAACGCGCAAACGCTGAAGACGCCCTGCCCGTGCCGCGCCTGCGCCCCTCGGCAAACACACCTGCCATCTCCGGCGAAAGTCTGGCGCGCCGTCCTGATCTCAACATCTATAATGAACTGCCGCGCCAGTTCAGCGCGGCACGGGGCAAGCTGCCTCTGCCCGTTTCAGGTCGCATGACCCGCAAATTCGGCAGTCAGGCAGATGGCGAAGCCCTGGAAGGGCTGCGCATCGAAACCCGCGGCGGCGCCATTGTCACCTCCCCCTTCAACGGCAAGGTCGTTTTTGCCGAGAGCCTTGGCCGCCTTGGCAATGTTTTCATCCTTGATGTGGGGGAAAACTACCATGTCATCATGATGGGCATCGCCAGTCTGGAAGTGTCAGCCGGAGAGCAGATAAATGCCGGTGAGCCGATTGGTTACATGTCCGATGCCAATGAGCGTGAAGAGTTACATTTCGAGATCAGGCGCAATCGCGAGCCGCTGGATCCGGCCAAATGGTTCACGGGGAGTCTTACCGGCTGAATTCTAACCGAATTTACCCAAAATTTAATGTCCATCCTCAACACAATAGCGGGATTGGGCATTTGCAGAAGCCGGAAGGTCATGCAAGTATTCCAGTCTGAAAAATCGAGAAAAGGTCCGTTCGTATGGTCGATCAAAAAGCCCGTCATCAGAAATCAGCCCGGCACGCACGCCAGACGACAAACAGGAAGTCACCGAACAGAAAGACATCGCTTTCCGTTATCGCTGCTTCTGCCCTGACCGGCAGTGCCATCACCGCCATTCTGATGACAAGTGGCTTTGCCCGGTCGACCGTTGGCCCGGACATCTTTCGCCAGCTTGATCTGTTTGGCGATGTCATCACCCAGGTGAACCAGAATTATGTAGTGGAGCCCGATAATGGCGATCTCATTGAAGGGGCCATTGACGGGATGCTGAACAGCCTTGATCCGCATTCCAGCTATCTCAACGCTGAAGACCTGCAAACCATGCAGGAACAGACACGCGGCGAATTTGCCGGTCTGGGCATTCAGGTAACCATGGACAATGAAGGCCGTGGCCGTGGTCTGGTGCGCGTTGTTTCTCCGATTGACGATACGCCAGCTGACCGCGCCGGTATGCAGACCAATGATCTGATCTATGAAATTGATGGACAGGCCGTTTTCGGCATGACCCTGACCGATGCCATCGCCCTGATGAAAGGGCCACGTGGCACTTCCGTTGACCTGAAGCTGCTGCGCGAAGATGTGCGCGAGCCGATTGATCTGACACTGGTGCGCGATACAGTCACCGTCAACCCGGTAGTCTCCCGCGTCGAGCGCGACAATTTCGGCTATGTCCGACTCGCTCAGTTTACAGAGCAAACCTACCCGAAAATGGTCGATGCCATCGAAGCATTGGACAAGGAAATTCCGGGTGGCATGCGCGGCCTGGTGCTTGACCTGCGCAGTAATCCCGGCGGGTTGCTGGATCAGGCAGTCGCAGTTTCCGATGCCTTCCTAGAAGGTGGTGAAATTGTCTCCACCCGTGGCCGCCGCGCCAAGAACACCATGCGCGAGCTTGGCACACCCGGCGATATCCTTGACGGGCGCCCGCTGATTGTCCTCGTCAATGCAGGATCAGCCTCAGCCTCTGAAATTGTCTCAGGCGCTGTACAAGACCGCAATCGTGGTCTGGTTGTCGGCACAAAGACTTTCGGCAAAGGGTCTGTACAGACTGTATTGCCTCTGCAAAACGGCCTTAGCGGGGCGCTGCGCCTGACAACGGCGCGTTATTATACGCCATCCGGTCGCTCCATTCAGGCACTTGGCATCATGCCAGACATTGTGCTGGAAATAACGCGCCCGGATCAGGAAGAGCCTCTTGAAGCCCGCAGTGAAAGTGATCTTCAAGGCGCACTCGCTGCAGAAATTCGCGGCGATGCAGACGTGACGACAGAGACGGATGAAAATGACACATCTCTCTTTGTTGAGCCGATCCTGTGTGAGGAAGAGGAAGATTGCCAGCTGCAACGCGCACTTGATATCCTCGCCGATGGCACAGAATTCACACAGTATCTGGCGGATGCAAGTTCAATCCAGCGGTAAATTATACCCCTGAATGATGCTGGCAGGTGTTCATCCATGCGCGACAGGCAACCTTGTGCGCGCAGGAGGGAAACGAACAATAGCTAGAATATGGCGGGTCCTGCTACAGGTTGATAGCTGACAGGTCAGGTCGTCGTTACTTCTGGCTTTCAGCCAGCTTCTTTTTCGCCATGCTCGTAAGCAGCACATAGTCAACCTTGCCTGAGCCAAGGGTTGGAATGTCTTCGACACTCAGGATTTTACGCGGCACTGCCAGTTCCGGCACGCCATGTGATTGTGCCCATGACAGAAGAAGTGACCTGTCCGGGTCCTGACATTCGGTCATCAGGATGATCTGCTCACCTTTTTTCGGGTCAGGCAGGATGACTGCTGCATGTAGGAAGTCTGGCCAGACCACGGAGGCGCAATTTTCAACAACGGCGAGCGAGACCATTTCGCCGCCAAGTTTGGCAAAGCGCTTGACCCGGCCACGGATAGACATGTAGCCGCCGCCATCAATATGTACGATATCACCCGTATCATGCCAGCCATCTTCCAAAGGCACGATCACCCCCGGGTTATCCGGCTTCAGATAGCCTTTCATGACGTTGGGGCCGCGCAAAAACAGGCGGCCACCACTTGTCAGCCCGTCTACAGGCTCAAGTTTTGTTTCAATACCCGGCAGCAGTTTGCCCACCGTGCCAGGGCGGATGTCGCCTGGCTGGTTGGCAGCGACAACCGGCGCCGCTTCGGTCATGCCGTACCCTTCCAGCACATTGAAACCGAAACGGGAGCGGGCCAGCGCCCGTGTTTCATCCTTCACATGCTCTGCGCCACACACGGCATAGCGCAGGGAAGACAACGCGCCTTCCTGCGCAGATTTTAGATAGCGGTGCAGGAAAGTGTCTGTCGCAAAAATAATTGTCGCGCCGGTTTTACGGATGACTTCCGGCACGATTTTCACATGCAGGGGCGATGGATACGGCACAAGCTTTTTGCCATCGAGCAACGGGAATAAAGCTCCTGCAGTCAATCCATAGGAATGGAAGATCGGCAAGGGATTGAAAATGATGTCGCCTGGATCAAGCTCCACATGTTCTTTGATCTGTTCGACATTGGCCACCAGATTTTGCTGGCTGAGGACAACACCTTTTGGCTCCCCTTCCGTGCCTGATGTGAAGAGAACGACACCCGGTTGCTCGGGGTCCAGCGGCCTGCGCACAAGAGCCGGGAATATCGGTCCGACCACAGCGCAAATTTTGTCCAGCGTGGAAAGGTTTTCGCGTATGTCTTCGAGATAGATAATCTCTGCCTTGGTCTTTAATTCCTCGACCAGGTCCTGCAACTCAGCCAGTTCAATAAACTTGTGAGCTGTAATGATCGTTTTTATTTTTCCCGTGCGCAGAGCAGAAAAAAGATTTTTTGTCCCCGCACTGAAATTCAACATCGCGGGCACACGGCCATAGACCTGACAGGCGAGGAATGCGATGATACCGCCTGCACTGGTTGGCATCAGCACCCCGACATTTTCCCCCTTTGCCGTATGACGCCGGAAAGCACTGCCAAGGGCAAAGACACCCTGCAGCAGTTTCTCATAGGTCACGGTGTTGCCGTCAGCTTCCTCAATGGCAATCGTGTTCTTGTTGACCCGACTGCGTGTCTTGAGAAGGCGCGCCAGAACGGTGGTCCTCGATTTTGCCCGAATCTTGCGCTGTGATTTACGCGCCTCCAGGGCGCGGCGCTCTTCAGCGGCCTCTTCTTCGCGGCGCTCAGCCGTTTCCGTCAATCCGCCAGCATTAACTGCTTCAGGGGTTTTTTCAGGCTTCAGACCGGCGGTGCTTTGCGGATCTGCGAGGTCAACTTCGGTCTGGTTCGTTTCTTCTGTCATTTTTTGTTTCTATGCTTTTTCAACAGGTTACCCTGCAAAACTTATGTCTGTCGAGATGAGTCTCAAGACCAGGACAGAGAATTTGTGATCGTTAACCATTCCCCAATAAACTCTGTGCGACGGATGATTTGGCAGAACGCAGATGAAAACACGCAAAAAAAATGGCTTGAGCCGTCTTACCTGGGCCTGGATTGGTCTTTTTGCCGCAATCTTTGGCATTGTCGGTGCGGTGATGGTGTTTGGTGACAGCCTCACCCAGCCACCTGAAACCGTGCTTTCCCTTGACGGAGAGCCGGAGACATTCGCGCGCATTGACCGCCTGGAAACAGGCACCGCAAGCCTGTTGCAGGAACCGATCGGTGTCACACCGACAGCTACAGACAACGCCAGCGCTGAACCAACAGCGGCTTCTTCGCCGCCGCCGATAATCACCACCAGCGTCGCCACGCCTGAGGATGCGGTCGCTCTTGAAGGAGACAGCGCCACGGTGATCATGCTGGAAGACCTGCCAGAAACCTCCACGGCCAGGACGGTGCAGATTGCAAAACCAGTCATTCCCGCCCCAACAGGGGCAGCACCGCCAGAGCCTGACCCTGCCCTCAGTGTCACCCGCGCCAACGGCCTTTATCCGGCTGTTGCGCCTGATGGGCGAGAAGCCTCACGATATTATCGCCGCAGTTTCAATGACCCGGAAAAACGTCCGCGCGTAGCTCTGATCGTCGCGGGCCTTGGCCTTTCTACCAGCCTGACAGCGCAGGCAATCAACGACCTGCCGCCGGAAATTACCCTGGCCTTCGCACCTTACGCGAGGGACCTGCCACAATGGTCGCAACAGGCCCGTGATGCGGGCCATGAACTGGTACTGGAACTGCCCATGGAGGCAACCGGCGTGCCCATCGAAGCGCTCGGTCCTGCAGCTTTGCTCAGCTCCCGCAGCGCCGCTGAGAACCAGCAGCGCCTCGACTGGATCCTGTCCCGTTTTCAGGGCTATTTTGCTGTCACAAATTATCTCGGTGGATCCTTCTCCGCCAACCGCACAGCCATCAATCCTGTTTACACGCAACTGCAACAAGCCGGTCTGGCCATGTTCGGGGACAGCGAAATTGACGCCGGCACCTTCACGTCAAGTGGCCTCACACGGGCACGAGCGGACTTTCTCGTCAGCCCGGATCAGGCAGCCGACCGCATCAACTTTGAGGTCATCGAAGCCACGGCGACAGAGACAGGCGCGGCGCTGGTCAAGATTTACGCTACAGAGCAATCTCTGGCGCAGATCAGCCGCTGGGCGAAATCATTACCGGAACGCGGGATCATGCTTGCTCCGGCCTCCTCGATGCTGCAATAGCAAAGATATGAAGCAGCCTGACTATCTCGACCAGTACAGACCCAATGTGGGCATTTGCCTGTTCAACCGAAAAGGTCAGGTCTGGCTTGGCCATCGCAATGACACCGACAGCCAATATGCCTGGCAGATGCCCCAAGGCGGCATGGATGAAGGTGAGCATCCGCGCGAAGCAGCCTTTAGAGAATTATATGAAGAAACGGGCGTTAAATCGGTCCGGCTTCTTGCCTGTACGCCGGGTTGGCTGGTCTACTCATTTCCTGAAGACTATCGCAGCCGGAAAAAGAGAAACTGGATGGGCCAACGTCAAAAATGGTTCGCCATGCTGTTTGAAGGCAAGAACAGCGAAATCAATCTTGATGCACACGAAGAAAAGGAATTTTCTGACTGGCGCTGGGGTGAACTGCAGGAAACGCCGGGGCTGATTATCCCGTTCAAGGCTGGTGTATATGCCGAAGTGGCTGAATCTTTTCAGCCACTGTCAGACTGGCTGAAAGCAACCAACTGAGTAGCTATTCTGCGCGCCAATTACAGGCGGCCAAGAACTTCTATAGCGCGCTGCGCGGCGAGGTTTTCCTCTGGCGTTTGTGCAGCTTGCAGATCATTGTTGGCTGCATTTTTCTGCTCACCCAGCAGGTCACCTTTCAGGTCTTCCACACGGATCGCCTGTTCAGCAAGCACGGTAAGCCCTTCTGGAGTGACATCAGCAAAACCACCGCGCACAAAAATACGATCTTCTGAAGAACCGTCCTTCACAACGACGATACCTGGCAGCATGGTAGACATCATCGGGGCGTGCTTTGCAAAGACTTCAAAGTCACCATCAGCGCCCGGTACAACGACCTGCTCCACTTCTCGTGCAACAAGCTCCCGCTCAGGACTGACTAGACTGAATTTCAACTTTTCTACCATGATCTTATCTATTCCTCAGCATCCACAGCACTGTCAGAAAGCAGCGTAAATTTCAGCGCATAAGTCTGCTTTATATCATTACCAACGAACGCAATATGATCCGGCGCATTTGCACCGTATTTATCGCTGAAATCCGCAATCTCGACCTCAGCCAGATACTTCAATTCACTGTAATTACCACGCACCGCAATGACAGAGCATTCTGACGCTTTCTCGTTGATGGCAACCAGTACAGGCGCTGACGTAAAGACCGCGTTGTAAAAAACTTCATCCGGGCTTTTGCGGTATTGCTCTCCAGCCCCGCTAAAAGCCTGAAACCCGCGCATTTCCGCCAACGCAGCATGGGAAATGTTACGCTCAAGTGAACTGAAACAGATATCCCTCACGGCGGTTACAAAAACTTCCTGCGGCGGTATCGCCGGTAACGCAGGCGGCTTGGCGCGATAGGCGAACCCACCTGTGCCACAGGCGGAAAGCATGGCGGCAGCCAGCACAATAAGGAAAGTCTGCCGCCAATACATCATCAGGCGGCCTCTGCTGCCATTTTCTCGGCTTTCTTGATGGCTTCATCAATCGAGCCAACCATGTAGAAAGCACCTTCCGGCATGTGGTCGTAATCACCGGCCACAAGCCCTTTGAAGCCCCGAATAGTATCTTCCAGCGGCACCTGAACGCCCGGTGAGCCAGTGAACACCTCAGCCACGTCAAATGGCTGCGACAGGAAGCGTTCAACCTTCCGTGCACGGGCAACAACCAGCTTGTCCTCTTCAGACAGCTCATCCATGCCGAGAATGGCAATGATGTCCTGCAGGGATTTATAACGCTGCAGAATACCCTGTACGTCACGGGCAACCTGATAGTGATCTTCACCAATCACACGCGGGTCAAGAATACGGGACGTTGAGTCAAGCGGATCAACCGCTGGATAAATCCCTTTCTCCGCAATCGCCCGGTTAAGAACGGTTGTCGCATCAAGGTGCGCAAAAGATGTGGCCGGTGCCGGGTCAGTCAGGTCATCGGCTGGCACGTAAACAGCCTGTACGGATGTAATCGACCCTTTGGTTGTCGTTGTAATACGCTCCTGCAAACCACCCATATCCGTTGCCAGTGTCGGCTGATAGCCCACAGCAGATGGAATGCGGCCCAACAGCGCCGATACTTCGGAACCGGCCTGGGTAAAGCGGAAGATATTGTCCACGAAGAACAGAACGTCCTGACCCTGATCACGGAAGTGCTCGGCAACGGTGAGACCTGTCAGGGCCACACGGGCACGCGCGCCTGGAGGCTCATTCATCTGGCCATAGACCAGTGCAGCTTTTGAACCTTCAGGTGACCCACCATTGGCTTTCGGGTCCTTGTTCACATTCGATTCGATCATCTCCCAGTAAAGGTCATTGCCTTCACGGGTCCGCTCGCCGACACCAGCAAACACGGAATACCCACCATGCGTTTTGGCGATGTTGTTGATGAGCTCCATAATCAGAACTGTCTTGCCAACACCGGCACCGCCAAACAGGCCAATCTTGCCGCCCTTGGCATATGGACAAAGCAGATCAACAACCTTGATGCCCGTTACCAGAACTTCGGATTCTGTAGATTGCTCAACAAACTCAGGTGCGAGCTGGTGAATTTCACGTTTGGTATCGTGCGCAATGGGTCCTGCTTCATCCACAGGTTCGCCAATCACGTTCATGATGCGGCCAAGCGTGCCCTCACCAACTGGCACGGAAATCGCTGAGCCGGTATCTGTTACTTTCTGCCCGCGCACCAGACCCTCGGTCGAGTCCATCGCGATGGTCCGCACAGTATTTTCACCAAGATGCTGGGCCACTTCAAGCACCAGACGGTTGCCGTTGTTATCAGCTTCCAGCGCATTCAGGATGGCTGGCAGATTCTCGTCGAACTCAACGTCCACGACCGC from Parvularcula sp. IMCC14364 encodes the following:
- a CDS encoding murein hydrolase activator EnvC; the encoded protein is MKSLLPYALSLLVAAPAHALALPQQIDQEQRLKEIEAQLENNTRNAEEMKQIVPLREQELAGLRARLIESADSLKEAETSATRIERRLEDLETEALLVQQDLDTRQREISDILAALQSLERSKPPALAVSPGDAAKAARAAMTLSGTVPDLQVKVDELQSVIDRNALLQRQMRDERTTLLQSYDELDARSQILEDQFQQKQREFQEVNDTLARLEEENTRLAREATSIRELLLRLNERANAEDALPVPRLRPSANTPAISGESLARRPDLNIYNELPRQFSAARGKLPLPVSGRMTRKFGSQADGEALEGLRIETRGGAIVTSPFNGKVVFAESLGRLGNVFILDVGENYHVIMMGIASLEVSAGEQINAGEPIGYMSDANEREELHFEIRRNREPLDPAKWFTGSLTG
- a CDS encoding divergent polysaccharide deacetylase family protein gives rise to the protein MKTRKKNGLSRLTWAWIGLFAAIFGIVGAVMVFGDSLTQPPETVLSLDGEPETFARIDRLETGTASLLQEPIGVTPTATDNASAEPTAASSPPPIITTSVATPEDAVALEGDSATVIMLEDLPETSTARTVQIAKPVIPAPTGAAPPEPDPALSVTRANGLYPAVAPDGREASRYYRRSFNDPEKRPRVALIVAGLGLSTSLTAQAINDLPPEITLAFAPYARDLPQWSQQARDAGHELVLELPMEATGVPIEALGPAALLSSRSAAENQQRLDWILSRFQGYFAVTNYLGGSFSANRTAINPVYTQLQQAGLAMFGDSEIDAGTFTSSGLTRARADFLVSPDQAADRINFEVIEATATETGAALVKIYATEQSLAQISRWAKSLPERGIMLAPASSMLQ
- a CDS encoding S41 family peptidase; translated protein: MVDQKARHQKSARHARQTTNRKSPNRKTSLSVIAASALTGSAITAILMTSGFARSTVGPDIFRQLDLFGDVITQVNQNYVVEPDNGDLIEGAIDGMLNSLDPHSSYLNAEDLQTMQEQTRGEFAGLGIQVTMDNEGRGRGLVRVVSPIDDTPADRAGMQTNDLIYEIDGQAVFGMTLTDAIALMKGPRGTSVDLKLLREDVREPIDLTLVRDTVTVNPVVSRVERDNFGYVRLAQFTEQTYPKMVDAIEALDKEIPGGMRGLVLDLRSNPGGLLDQAVAVSDAFLEGGEIVSTRGRRAKNTMRELGTPGDILDGRPLIVLVNAGSASASEIVSGAVQDRNRGLVVGTKTFGKGSVQTVLPLQNGLSGALRLTTARYYTPSGRSIQALGIMPDIVLEITRPDQEEPLEARSESDLQGALAAEIRGDADVTTETDENDTSLFVEPILCEEEEDCQLQRALDILADGTEFTQYLADASSIQR
- a CDS encoding F0F1 ATP synthase subunit epsilon, with the translated sequence MVEKLKFSLVSPERELVAREVEQVVVPGADGDFEVFAKHAPMMSTMLPGIVVVKDGSSEDRIFVRGGFADVTPEGLTVLAEQAIRVEDLKGDLLGEQKNAANNDLQAAQTPEENLAAQRAIEVLGRL
- a CDS encoding AMP-binding protein codes for the protein MTEETNQTEVDLADPQSTAGLKPEKTPEAVNAGGLTETAERREEEAAEERRALEARKSQRKIRAKSRTTVLARLLKTRSRVNKNTIAIEEADGNTVTYEKLLQGVFALGSAFRRHTAKGENVGVLMPTSAGGIIAFLACQVYGRVPAMLNFSAGTKNLFSALRTGKIKTIITAHKFIELAELQDLVEELKTKAEIIYLEDIRENLSTLDKICAVVGPIFPALVRRPLDPEQPGVVLFTSGTEGEPKGVVLSQQNLVANVEQIKEHVELDPGDIIFNPLPIFHSYGLTAGALFPLLDGKKLVPYPSPLHVKIVPEVIRKTGATIIFATDTFLHRYLKSAQEGALSSLRYAVCGAEHVKDETRALARSRFGFNVLEGYGMTEAAPVVAANQPGDIRPGTVGKLLPGIETKLEPVDGLTSGGRLFLRGPNVMKGYLKPDNPGVIVPLEDGWHDTGDIVHIDGGGYMSIRGRVKRFAKLGGEMVSLAVVENCASVVWPDFLHAAVILPDPKKGEQIILMTECQDPDRSLLLSWAQSHGVPELAVPRKILSVEDIPTLGSGKVDYVLLTSMAKKKLAESQK
- the atpD gene encoding F0F1 ATP synthase subunit beta — its product is MSGQQGRISQVIGAVVDVEFDENLPAILNALEADNNGNRLVLEVAQHLGENTVRTIAMDSTEGLVRGQKVTDTGSAISVPVGEGTLGRIMNVIGEPVDEAGPIAHDTKREIHQLAPEFVEQSTESEVLVTGIKVVDLLCPYAKGGKIGLFGGAGVGKTVLIMELINNIAKTHGGYSVFAGVGERTREGNDLYWEMIESNVNKDPKANGGSPEGSKAALVYGQMNEPPGARARVALTGLTVAEHFRDQGQDVLFFVDNIFRFTQAGSEVSALLGRIPSAVGYQPTLATDMGGLQERITTTTKGSITSVQAVYVPADDLTDPAPATSFAHLDATTVLNRAIAEKGIYPAVDPLDSTSRILDPRVIGEDHYQVARDVQGILQRYKSLQDIIAILGMDELSEEDKLVVARARKVERFLSQPFDVAEVFTGSPGVQVPLEDTIRGFKGLVAGDYDHMPEGAFYMVGSIDEAIKKAEKMAAEAA
- a CDS encoding RNA pyrophosphohydrolase, which codes for MKQPDYLDQYRPNVGICLFNRKGQVWLGHRNDTDSQYAWQMPQGGMDEGEHPREAAFRELYEETGVKSVRLLACTPGWLVYSFPEDYRSRKKRNWMGQRQKWFAMLFEGKNSEINLDAHEEKEFSDWRWGELQETPGLIIPFKAGVYAEVAESFQPLSDWLKATN